Proteins from a single region of Punica granatum isolate Tunisia-2019 chromosome 8, ASM765513v2, whole genome shotgun sequence:
- the LOC116187593 gene encoding COBRA-like protein 4, protein MESNPDHPVLRVRFLEMKLKFLLLVFIFSIMISHAAAFDPLDPNGNITIRWDIMSWTSDGYVATITMNNFQMYRQIPNPGWTLGWNWAKKEVIWNMVGAQTTEQGDCSKFKANVPHCCKRNPKVVDLLPGVPYNLQYTNCCKGGVLAAWAQDPTTSISAFQVIVGQAGTSNKTVKLPKNFTLMGPGPGYTCGPPRIVPSSAFLSPDRRRRTQALMTWNVTCTYSQFMASKNPSCCVSLSSFYSDIITPCPTCACGCQTQKDCIMSDSKLLQEEGINTPRKDNLPLLQCTHHMCPVRVHWHVKVNYKEYWRVKISITNFNYRLNYSQWILVAQHPNLNNVTTVFSFNYKPLVPYDSINDTGMFYGTKYYNDLLMEAGPFGNVQSELLLQKTKETFTLKQGWAFPRKVYFNGDECMLPPPDSYPFLPNSAQLILVKFSTLVAILLPVMLSIQ, encoded by the exons ATGGAATCGAATCCCGACCACCCCGTTCTTAGAGTCCGCTTCCTGGAAATGAAACTCAAGTTCCTTCTCCTGGTTTTCATATTCTCCATCATGATCTCTCATGCAG CTGCATTCGACCCACTGGATCCAAACGGGAATATAACGATCAGATGGGATATCATGTCCTGGACTTCTGACGGTTATGTG GCTACCATCACGATGAACAACTTTCAAATGTACCGGCAAATACCGAATCCCGGCTGGACTTTGGGGTGGAACTGGGCGAAGAAGGAAGTGATATGGAACATGGTGGGAGCTCAGACTACAGAACAAGGGGACTGTTCGAAGTTCAAAGCCAACGTGCCTCACTGCTGTAAGAGAAACCCGAAAGTCGTGGACCTGCTCCCCGGAGTTCCATACAACCTGCAGTACACAAACTGCTGCAAGGGCGGAGTCTTGGCCGCGTGGGCTCAGGATCCCACCACCTCCATCTCAGCCTTCCAGGTGATCGTCGGGCAAGCAGGCACCTCCAACAAGACCGTGAAGCTGCCAAAAAACTTTACCTTGATGGGCCCCGGGCCAGGATACACTTGTGGGCCCCCAAGGATCGTGCCCTCCTCAGCCTTCCTCTCGCCCGATCGCAGGCGCAGGACCCAAGCTCTCA TGACGTGGAACGTTACATGCACTTACTCTCAGTTCATGGCCTCGAAGAACCCGAGCTGCTGCGTATCATTATCCTCCTTCTACAGCGATATCATCACTCCGTGCCCAACTTGTGCTTGTGGGTGCCAAACCCAAAAGGACTGCATCAT GAGCGACTCGAAGCTACTGCAGGAGGAGGGAATAAACACACCGAGGAAGGACAACCTCCCATTGCTTCAGTGCACCCACCACATGTGTCCCGTTCGGGTCCACTGGCACGTGAAGGTCAACTACAAGGAATACTGGCGAGTGAAGATCTCCATAACTAATTTCAACTATCGACTAAACTACAGCCAGTGGATACTCGTAGCCCAGCATCCTAACCTCAACAATGTGACAACTGTATTCAGCTTCAACTACAAGCCCCTCGTTCCGTACGACTCTATAA ATGACACAGGGATGTTCTATGGGACGAAGTACTACAACGACCTGTTGATGGAGGCAGGCCCATTCGGGAACGTTCAGTCGGAGCTGCTACTTCAGAAGACAAAGGAGACATTCACGCTGAAGCAAGGATGGGCATTCCCTCGAAAAGTTTACTTCAATGGAGATGAGTGCATGCTTCCTCCGCCTGACTCTTACCCTTTTCTACCAAACTCGGCTCAACTCATTTTGGTGAAGTTCTCAACACTTGTAGCAATTTTGCTTCCCGTAATGCTGTCGATTCAATGA
- the LOC116188895 gene encoding COBRA-like protein 5 — MSVVASQPPINGNGPTLQCTQQRCPIQVHWHFKANYKEYWRVKITITNFNYGMNYTHWTLVAQHSNLAIISRVYNFEYEPLNTYGSITDTGMFYGIKYHNMMLNEAVPEGIVQPEMILRKDKNTFTLAQGWPFPRKIYFNGDECTMPSPDVYPSLPNSASGKRLLSLGLALFLPTLWN, encoded by the exons ATGAGCGTGGTGGCCTCGCAGCCTCCGATCAATGGCAATGGCCCGACATTGCAGTGCACGCAGCAGAGGTGCCCGATACAAGTCCACTGGCATTTCAAGGCTAACTATAAGGAGTACTGGAGAGTAAAGATTACTATCACTAACTTCAATTATGGGATGAACTATACTCACTGGACTCTCGTTGCTCAGCACTCGAATCTCGCTATCATCAGCCGAGTCTATAACTTTGAGTACGAGCCACTCAACACGTATGGTTCAATAA CCGACACGGGCATGTTCTATGGGATAAAGTACCATAACATGATGTTAAATGAGGCAGTACCTGAGGGAATTGTGCAGCCGGAGATGATTCTTAGGAAGGATAAGAACACATTCACCTTAGCACAAGGCTGGCCATTTCCTCGGAAAATCTACTTCAATGGCGATGAATGCACAATGCCGTCCCCTGATGTCTATCCGTCCCTCCCAAACTCAGCTTCGGGAAAGAGATTGTTATCCCTGGGATTAGCTCTCTTCCTCCCAACTTTGTGGAATTAG